From one Flavobacteriales bacterium genomic stretch:
- a CDS encoding NAD-dependent epimerase/dehydratase family protein: MDLVTGATGIVGTHLLLELLRDGRAVRALRRGSSDTGIVARVFKHYGAAHLENRIEWIEGDLLDAVALAEAMDGAERVYHAAALVSFDPRRADALHAVNVQGTANVVNAALEAGVKRLCHVSSTASIGAAPQGVMRDESMAFTDGRNSSDYARSKHLAELEVHRGIAEGLDAVIVNPSVIIGPGLPGRSSMTLIERLRKGTRWYTSGSNAFVDARDVAACMRKLMDQGFPGERYLLVGENASYKRLFELAAEGFGQEPPASEAKPWMLALAWRAERMRSLLTGSSPLVTKATVSSALSTRAYSNAKVTAVLAHQFLPLEESVANTVSFAAAG, from the coding sequence ATGGACCTTGTCACGGGCGCCACTGGCATCGTGGGCACGCATCTGTTGCTGGAATTGCTCCGCGATGGGCGCGCGGTTCGGGCATTGCGACGAGGCTCATCGGATACGGGCATCGTCGCGCGCGTATTCAAGCACTATGGCGCAGCGCATTTGGAGAATCGCATCGAATGGATCGAGGGGGACCTGCTCGACGCAGTGGCCCTCGCTGAAGCGATGGATGGCGCGGAACGCGTTTACCACGCGGCTGCGCTGGTGAGCTTCGACCCGCGCAGGGCGGACGCGCTGCATGCGGTGAACGTGCAAGGCACGGCCAATGTGGTGAATGCCGCGCTCGAGGCCGGCGTGAAGCGTCTCTGCCATGTGAGCAGCACGGCCTCGATCGGCGCCGCGCCACAGGGTGTGATGCGCGATGAGTCGATGGCCTTCACGGATGGCCGCAACAGTTCCGATTATGCGCGCAGCAAGCATCTGGCAGAGCTCGAGGTGCATCGCGGCATCGCGGAGGGCCTCGATGCCGTGATCGTGAATCCGAGCGTGATCATCGGTCCCGGGTTGCCGGGGCGCAGCAGCATGACGCTCATCGAGCGGTTGCGGAAGGGCACGCGCTGGTACACCAGCGGGTCGAATGCGTTCGTCGATGCGCGGGATGTGGCGGCCTGCATGCGCAAGCTCATGGATCAGGGCTTTCCCGGCGAGCGCTATTTGCTCGTCGGCGAGAATGCGAGCTACAAGAGGTTGTTCGAGCTGGCGGCTGAAGGCTTCGGGCAGGAGCCACCCGCCTCAGAGGCGAAGCCGTGGATGCTCGCTTTGGCATGGCGCGCTGAGCGCATGCGTTCGCTGCTCACCGGATCATCGCCACTGGTCACGAAGGCTACGGTGTCGAGCGCTTTGAGCACCCGCGCCTACAGCAACGCGAAGGTCACCGCCGTGCTCGCGCATCAATTCCTGCCGCTCGAGGAATCCGTGGCCAACACGGTATCGTTCGCCGCAGCGGGCTGA
- a CDS encoding polysaccharide deacetylase family protein, with the protein MLPVRPPALARLLWPGLLWRMPSEERAVYLTFDDGPTPGITDWVLEKLQEHGASATFFLVGANAERHPQLVERIRAEGHSIGNHTYSHLNGWRTPFDAYIADAARAQDFAESRLFRPPYGRITRKQARRLRERFTVVMWDALSMDYDARVAPEACLSNVIRHARAGSIIVFHDSRKAEPSLRYALPEALEALGAMGFRFNAIPQAGITRQRR; encoded by the coding sequence ATGCTCCCGGTGAGGCCGCCCGCCCTGGCCCGTTTGCTCTGGCCCGGACTGCTGTGGCGCATGCCGTCAGAAGAGCGCGCGGTGTACCTCACCTTCGACGATGGCCCTACGCCCGGCATCACGGATTGGGTGCTGGAAAAGCTGCAGGAACATGGAGCGAGCGCCACCTTTTTCCTCGTGGGCGCGAATGCGGAGCGCCATCCGCAGCTCGTCGAGCGGATCAGGGCCGAGGGCCATTCCATCGGCAACCACACCTACAGCCACCTGAACGGATGGCGGACGCCCTTCGATGCCTACATCGCTGATGCGGCGCGCGCGCAAGACTTCGCTGAATCGCGGCTCTTCCGTCCACCGTACGGCCGCATCACGCGCAAGCAAGCGCGACGGCTCCGTGAACGCTTCACGGTGGTGATGTGGGATGCGCTCAGCATGGACTACGATGCGCGCGTGGCGCCCGAAGCGTGCCTGAGCAACGTGATTCGCCATGCGCGGGCCGGCTCCATCATCGTGTTCCACGACAGCCGCAAGGCGGAACCGAGCCTGCGGTACGCGTTGCCGGAGGCCCTGGAAGCGCTCGGTGCGATGGGCTTCCGGTTCAATGCGATCCCGCAGGCCGGGATCACTCGCCAGCGGAGGTGA
- a CDS encoding tyrosine--tRNA ligase: MTNYITELRWRGLLHDSMPGAEEQLAKGPQRGYIGFDPTADSLHVGNMVQIMMLVHFQRCGNTPIALVGGATGMVGDPSGKSAERNLLDEDALRHNQHCVQAQLERFIDFTGPNAAELVNNYDWFKEMGFLRFIREVGKHITVNYMMAKDSVKNRLETGISFTEFSYQLVQGYDFYWLWKNKGCNFQMGGSDQWGNITTGTELIRRMGGEEAVSNPAFAITTPLLTKADGSKFGKSESGNVWLDAKRTSPYKFYQFWMNVGDEEAAKCLRIFTTWERERVEALIAEHAKAPHLRAVQKALAEDITRRVHGEAELSAAKRTSEALFGNSKDLLLSLPEKSWEDLLDSLDHYETVVNPDVFEPKGVSLEQIERGIPLDKLFWRCRFLPSAGEARRAIMEGSLSVNKEKVVPNQGASSQLLVHGKYLLLQRGKKNYFLLKVVG; encoded by the coding sequence ATGACCAACTACATCACCGAGCTCCGCTGGCGCGGACTACTGCACGACAGCATGCCCGGCGCCGAAGAGCAATTGGCCAAGGGCCCGCAGCGCGGCTACATCGGCTTCGACCCCACGGCCGACAGCCTGCACGTAGGCAACATGGTGCAGATCATGATGCTCGTGCATTTCCAGCGCTGCGGAAACACGCCCATCGCGCTCGTGGGCGGCGCCACCGGCATGGTGGGCGACCCCAGCGGCAAGAGTGCCGAGCGCAACCTGCTCGACGAGGACGCGCTGCGCCACAACCAGCATTGCGTGCAAGCGCAACTCGAGCGCTTCATCGACTTCACCGGCCCCAACGCCGCCGAGCTGGTGAACAACTACGACTGGTTCAAGGAGATGGGCTTCCTGCGCTTCATCCGCGAGGTGGGCAAGCACATCACCGTGAACTACATGATGGCCAAGGACAGCGTGAAGAACCGCCTGGAGACGGGCATCAGCTTCACGGAGTTCAGCTACCAACTGGTGCAGGGCTACGACTTCTACTGGCTATGGAAGAACAAGGGCTGCAACTTCCAGATGGGTGGCAGCGACCAGTGGGGCAACATCACAACGGGCACGGAATTGATCCGGCGCATGGGCGGCGAGGAAGCAGTGAGCAATCCCGCTTTCGCCATCACCACGCCGCTGCTCACCAAGGCCGATGGGAGCAAGTTCGGCAAGAGCGAGAGCGGGAATGTGTGGCTCGATGCCAAGCGCACATCACCCTACAAGTTCTACCAGTTCTGGATGAACGTGGGCGATGAAGAAGCCGCCAAGTGCCTGCGCATCTTCACCACGTGGGAGCGTGAGCGCGTGGAGGCCTTGATCGCGGAGCATGCCAAGGCGCCGCACCTGCGCGCGGTGCAGAAGGCGCTGGCGGAGGATATCACGCGGCGGGTGCATGGGGAGGCGGAGCTTTCGGCGGCTAAGAGAACGTCCGAGGCGCTTTTCGGGAACTCTAAGGATTTACTGCTCTCGCTTCCCGAGAAGTCGTGGGAGGATTTGCTTGATAGCCTTGACCACTATGAGACAGTTGTTAATCCGGATGTCTTCGAACCGAAAGGCGTGAGTCTGGAGCAGATTGAGAGGGGGATTCCGTTGGACAAGCTCTTTTGGCGTTGTCGCTTTCTTCCATCTGCAGGAGAAGCGCGCAGGGCTATTATGGAGGGGTCATTGTCAGTTAACAAGGAGAAGGTCGTCCCCAATCAGGGTGCATCATCGCAGTTGCTCGTGCATGGCAAATACCTCCTGCTGCAACGCGGCAAGAAGAATTACTTCCTGTTGAAGGTGGTGGGCTAA
- a CDS encoding DUF2723 domain-containing protein — translation MDYKKLNIITGWAVFLVAAWTYISTIEPTASFWDCGEFIATAYKLEVGHPPGAPLFMILGRVASAFVGPENVPVAMNVLSALASAFTILFLFWSITHMAHKLAVRDSRELTMGAVYAILGSGAVGALAYTWSDSFWFSAVEGEVYALSSFFTAIVFWAILKWESVADEAHNIRWLILIAYLMGLSIGVHLLNLLCIPAIAFVYYFKRYPVTTWGVVLTFVVSAVILGAIQAVIIPGLVKLAGWFELRFVNGMGLPFNSGVLVYALLLIGLTTWGLIWTQKNGKVLWNTVILGVAVILVGYSSYAMIVVRSVANPPIDENNPENVFNLLSYLNREQYGDRPLLIGQFWDSPYSNERKDGTPVHTATYVVEKGGKAVQKFYDRWSADHFVELNPGHTVRHEYIVTDERKGSEVVYDPQFTMMFPRMYSSSPSHISAYKSWSEFKGMAMRGTDRQGRTTKIYKPTQLENLRFFGAYQLDWMYWRYFMWNFAGRQNDVQGHGGIMDGNWLTGIKAIDEQRLGNQDKLPSSMTLNKALNKFYLLPLILGLVGFVYQLLRHGRDWSVVMLLFFFTGVAIVIYLNQTPYQPRERDYAYVGSFYAFAIWIGLGVFALYDAARGIAMRDLAVVAGSALGLAALKFMVEGLADDHHAVSYILFFMSAVGVGAVALFAGLGKLMRSDAAHGLLATMIGLAVPAVMLADGWNDHNRGNRYPARDLASNYLESCEPNAILFTNGDNDTFPLWYAQEVENIRTDVRVVNLSLLNTDWYIDQMRRKAYKSDPVPFSIPPEKYRQGTRDAVYLVPRDEKNSPPMDLRKAIAYAINDKTMQSAGGDRYAIIPADAFTIPVDKAQVLARNVVEPKDTARIVDAITWRVGRSAVMKNHFLVLDLLANNDWSRPIYFAVTTGPDSYIGLQDHFQLEGLTYRVVPLVTPSDPRTGSAGAVATERMFRTVTEKFRWGNMETEGEIYLDENILRMTTNLRLQLSALAEELIAEGRMEDARAILNLSIEKMPDRNVPFDRVLLPTVEALYAVGDTATANRVAERLFTIMDENLAWFMSLEPQFIRPLEKEADITHAVMGRLAEVATKEDSLFGARLEARFQAADEAFRMSKVERLRKTSRMRF, via the coding sequence ATGGATTACAAGAAGCTGAACATCATTACCGGCTGGGCGGTGTTCCTGGTGGCGGCATGGACCTACATCTCCACCATCGAGCCCACGGCGAGCTTCTGGGACTGTGGGGAGTTCATCGCAACGGCTTACAAGCTGGAAGTGGGGCACCCGCCCGGCGCTCCATTGTTCATGATCCTGGGCCGCGTGGCCAGTGCATTCGTGGGGCCGGAGAATGTGCCGGTGGCCATGAACGTGCTGAGCGCGCTGGCCAGCGCTTTCACCATCCTCTTCCTGTTCTGGAGCATCACGCACATGGCGCACAAGCTCGCCGTGCGCGATAGCCGGGAGCTCACCATGGGCGCCGTTTACGCCATACTCGGCAGCGGAGCAGTGGGCGCATTGGCCTACACCTGGAGCGACAGCTTCTGGTTCAGCGCGGTGGAAGGTGAGGTGTACGCGCTCTCGAGCTTCTTCACCGCCATCGTGTTCTGGGCGATCCTCAAATGGGAGAGCGTGGCCGATGAGGCGCATAATATCCGATGGCTCATCCTCATCGCCTACCTCATGGGCCTGAGCATCGGGGTGCACCTGCTCAACCTGCTCTGCATCCCGGCCATCGCATTCGTGTACTACTTCAAGCGATACCCGGTAACGACCTGGGGCGTGGTGCTCACCTTCGTGGTCTCTGCGGTGATCCTGGGTGCCATCCAGGCGGTGATCATCCCTGGCTTGGTGAAATTGGCCGGCTGGTTCGAGCTCCGCTTCGTGAACGGCATGGGCCTGCCCTTCAACTCAGGCGTGCTGGTGTATGCGCTGCTCCTGATCGGCCTGACCACTTGGGGCCTGATCTGGACGCAGAAGAACGGCAAGGTGCTCTGGAACACGGTCATCCTGGGCGTGGCCGTGATCCTCGTGGGCTACAGCAGCTATGCCATGATCGTGGTGCGCAGCGTGGCCAATCCGCCCATCGACGAGAACAACCCGGAGAACGTCTTCAACCTGCTCAGCTACCTGAACCGCGAGCAGTACGGTGACCGCCCGCTGCTGATCGGCCAGTTCTGGGACAGCCCGTACAGCAACGAGCGCAAGGATGGCACGCCCGTGCACACCGCCACGTACGTGGTGGAGAAGGGCGGCAAGGCCGTTCAGAAGTTCTACGACCGATGGAGCGCCGACCATTTCGTGGAACTGAACCCCGGCCACACCGTGCGGCACGAGTACATCGTCACCGATGAGCGCAAAGGCTCCGAGGTGGTGTACGACCCCCAGTTCACCATGATGTTCCCGCGCATGTACAGCTCGAGCCCGAGCCACATCAGCGCCTATAAGAGCTGGAGCGAATTCAAGGGCATGGCCATGCGCGGCACCGATCGCCAGGGGCGCACCACCAAGATCTACAAGCCCACCCAACTGGAGAACCTCCGCTTCTTCGGCGCTTACCAGCTCGATTGGATGTACTGGCGCTACTTCATGTGGAATTTCGCGGGCCGCCAGAACGATGTGCAAGGCCACGGCGGCATCATGGATGGCAACTGGCTCACGGGCATCAAGGCCATCGATGAGCAGCGGCTGGGCAACCAGGATAAGCTGCCGTCGAGCATGACCCTCAACAAGGCCCTGAACAAATTCTACCTGCTGCCCTTGATCCTCGGCCTCGTTGGATTCGTGTACCAGTTGTTGCGGCATGGGCGCGATTGGAGCGTGGTCATGCTGCTCTTCTTCTTCACCGGTGTGGCGATCGTCATCTACCTCAACCAGACGCCATACCAGCCGCGCGAGCGCGACTACGCCTATGTGGGATCCTTCTATGCCTTCGCGATCTGGATCGGCTTGGGCGTGTTCGCGCTCTATGATGCCGCACGCGGAATCGCCATGCGCGACCTTGCTGTCGTGGCGGGCAGCGCGCTGGGACTGGCCGCGTTGAAGTTCATGGTCGAAGGTTTGGCCGATGATCACCACGCCGTGTCGTACATCCTGTTCTTCATGAGCGCAGTAGGGGTTGGTGCAGTGGCGCTCTTCGCAGGGCTCGGCAAGCTCATGCGCTCCGATGCCGCCCACGGCCTCTTGGCCACGATGATCGGCCTCGCGGTTCCTGCGGTGATGCTGGCCGATGGCTGGAACGACCACAATCGCGGGAACCGCTATCCAGCGCGCGACCTCGCCAGCAACTATCTGGAGAGCTGCGAGCCGAACGCCATCCTCTTCACCAACGGCGACAACGACACCTTTCCGCTCTGGTACGCCCAGGAAGTGGAGAACATCCGTACCGATGTGCGCGTGGTGAATCTCAGCCTGCTGAACACCGATTGGTACATCGACCAGATGCGCCGCAAGGCCTACAAGAGCGATCCGGTGCCTTTCTCCATCCCGCCCGAGAAGTACCGCCAAGGCACGCGCGATGCCGTCTATCTGGTGCCGCGCGATGAGAAGAACAGCCCGCCCATGGACCTCCGCAAGGCCATCGCCTACGCGATCAATGACAAGACCATGCAGAGCGCCGGCGGCGACCGCTATGCCATCATCCCTGCCGATGCCTTCACCATCCCGGTGGACAAAGCACAGGTGCTCGCCCGCAACGTAGTGGAGCCCAAGGACACTGCGCGGATCGTGGATGCCATCACCTGGCGCGTGGGCCGCAGCGCGGTGATGAAGAACCACTTCCTCGTGCTGGACCTGCTGGCCAACAATGATTGGTCGCGCCCCATCTACTTCGCGGTCACCACCGGGCCTGACAGCTACATCGGCCTGCAGGACCACTTCCAGCTTGAGGGCCTCACCTACCGCGTGGTGCCGCTGGTAACGCCCAGCGATCCGCGCACCGGCAGCGCTGGCGCAGTGGCCACTGAGCGCATGTTCCGCACGGTAACCGAGAAGTTCCGCTGGGGCAACATGGAGACCGAGGGTGAGATCTACCTCGATGAGAACATCCTGCGCATGACCACCAACCTGCGGCTGCAACTGAGCGCGCTGGCCGAGGAGCTCATCGCCGAGGGGCGCATGGAGGATGCGCGAGCGATCCTGAACCTCAGCATCGAGAAGATGCCCGACCGCAACGTACCGTTCGACCGGGTCCTACTCCCAACGGTTGAGGCCTTGTACGCCGTTGGCGACACGGCCACGGCCAACCGCGTGGCAGAGCGCCTCTTCACGATCATGGATGAGAACCTCGCATGGTTCATGAGCTTGGAGCCGCAGTTCATCAGGCCGCTCGAGAAGGAGGCGGATATCACGCACGCTGTCATGGGTCGCTTGGCTGAAGTAGCCACCAAGGAGGATAGCCTATTCGGTGCCCGCCTCGAGGCTCGCTTCCAAGCGGCCGACGAAGCCTTCCGCATGAGCAAGGTGGAACGGCTGCGGAAGACCTCGCGGATGCGCTTCTGA
- a CDS encoding DUF4296 domain-containing protein: protein MKALLIITILLLSACEAEAPRPENVLDRERFTEVMVGMTLLEARMSQEMMVVPADAPPMALYYKELYAEHGIDSVAFRRSFDYYAMRPEEMKAVYDEVVERLRRMKDGWSQPAAANDTVLATDSSSGRN, encoded by the coding sequence ATGAAGGCACTGCTCATCATCACGATCCTGTTGCTCTCCGCATGCGAAGCAGAGGCCCCGCGGCCTGAGAACGTACTCGACCGTGAGCGATTCACGGAGGTGATGGTTGGCATGACGCTGCTCGAGGCGCGCATGAGCCAGGAGATGATGGTGGTGCCCGCTGACGCGCCGCCGATGGCACTCTACTACAAGGAGCTCTATGCAGAGCATGGCATCGATAGCGTTGCCTTCCGCAGGAGCTTCGACTATTACGCCATGCGTCCTGAGGAAATGAAGGCGGTCTACGATGAAGTGGTGGAGCGCTTGCGCCGCATGAAGGACGGCTGGTCTCAGCCCGCTGCGGCGAACGATACCGTGTTGGCCACGGATTCCTCGAGCGGCAGGAATTGA
- a CDS encoding acyl transferase, giving the protein MTPRLDGTLPQLRERIFSLNSSAAFNHLAIDLFRLHAERNPVYKAFLEALPGRTGVERAADIPCLPITVFRNQRVLLDGLEPALTFTSSGTTGSIASTHLLPWPEHYERSFMSSFSAAYGSPSEWRILALLPAYLERQGSSLVYMAERLVAASGDPRSGFYLNQYDELAEVLRRSETEGRKTLLLGVTFALLDLAEKHPMPLRHTTLMETGGMKGRRPEIVREELHAILKHAFQVPSIHSEYGMTELLSQAWSIGDGLYRCPPWMRVRIREVNDPFASVPVGRTGGIDVFDLANIASCPFISTQDLGRLHADGSFEVLGRFDNSDARGCNLLLEA; this is encoded by the coding sequence ATGACGCCCCGCCTCGACGGCACCCTTCCTCAATTGCGCGAACGCATATTCTCGCTGAACAGCTCCGCTGCCTTCAACCATCTGGCCATCGACCTCTTCCGGCTGCATGCCGAACGGAACCCCGTGTACAAGGCCTTCCTCGAGGCGCTGCCAGGGAGAACCGGAGTCGAACGGGCAGCCGACATCCCCTGCCTGCCCATCACGGTCTTCCGCAATCAGCGCGTGCTCCTTGATGGGCTCGAACCTGCCCTGACTTTCACGAGCAGCGGCACCACGGGCAGCATTGCCAGCACGCACCTGTTGCCTTGGCCCGAGCACTACGAGCGCTCTTTCATGAGCTCCTTCTCTGCGGCTTACGGAAGCCCTTCGGAATGGCGGATCCTAGCGCTGCTGCCGGCCTACCTCGAGCGCCAGGGCAGTTCGCTCGTGTACATGGCTGAGAGGCTCGTCGCTGCGAGCGGCGACCCCCGAAGCGGTTTCTACCTGAACCAGTACGATGAGCTTGCCGAGGTGCTGAGACGATCGGAAACCGAGGGCCGCAAGACCCTGCTCCTCGGTGTCACCTTCGCGCTGCTCGACCTGGCCGAGAAGCACCCGATGCCCTTGCGTCACACCACCCTCATGGAGACCGGTGGCATGAAGGGACGAAGGCCGGAGATCGTGCGCGAAGAGCTGCACGCCATCCTGAAGCACGCGTTTCAGGTGCCCTCCATCCACAGCGAATACGGCATGACCGAATTGCTCTCGCAGGCTTGGAGCATCGGCGATGGACTTTACCGTTGCCCGCCGTGGATGCGCGTGCGCATCCGCGAGGTGAATGACCCTTTCGCTTCCGTTCCTGTTGGGCGTACCGGCGGCATCGATGTCTTCGACCTGGCCAACATCGCGAGCTGTCCCTTCATCAGCACGCAGGACCTCGGGCGCCTGCACGCCGATGGCTCGTTCGAGGTGCTGGGGCGATTCGATAACAGTGATGCGAGGGGGTGCAATCTGCTGCTGGAGGCTTAG
- a CDS encoding dihydroorotase: MEKLLIRDAQVVNEGTVLHADVLVHGDRIERVAPEGIGAAAGAKEHDARGRHLLPGAIDDQVHFREPGLTHKEDIAHGSAAAAAGGITSYMEMPNTVPQTLTQELLEEKYRMGAASSVVNYSFYMGCGAANIEEVVRTDPRMVCGLKAFLGSSTGDMVISEAAARDTLFRRAHMLLAIHAEDDPTIKLELEKRIARFGLDIPIEEHPLIRSAEACYTSSSEAVERAKAFGTRLHVLHISTARELELFEPGPLDAKRITAEACVHHLWFTDADYAAKSSLIKWNPAVKTMADRDAIRSALHDGRIDLVATDHAPHTLKEKALPYAQCPSGGPLVQHALPAMLELARHGVLTVPHVVEKMCHAPARLFDLADRGYVREGWKADLVLIDLDAPWTVTREGVLSKCGWSPFEGERFHARVLRTWVNGRLCYAEGRVDTSMRGERLRFAR; this comes from the coding sequence ATGGAGAAGCTGCTGATCCGCGATGCGCAGGTGGTGAACGAAGGGACCGTGCTCCACGCCGATGTGCTCGTGCATGGCGACCGCATCGAGCGCGTTGCGCCGGAAGGCATCGGGGCGGCGGCGGGCGCGAAGGAGCACGATGCTCGGGGCCGGCACCTCCTGCCTGGGGCCATCGACGATCAAGTGCATTTCCGTGAGCCGGGCCTCACGCACAAGGAGGACATCGCGCATGGGAGCGCGGCTGCGGCCGCGGGCGGCATCACCAGCTACATGGAGATGCCCAACACGGTGCCGCAGACGCTCACGCAGGAGCTGCTCGAAGAGAAATACCGGATGGGCGCTGCGAGCAGCGTGGTGAACTATTCCTTCTACATGGGCTGCGGCGCTGCCAACATCGAAGAGGTCGTTCGCACCGATCCGCGCATGGTATGCGGGCTGAAAGCATTCCTCGGCAGCAGCACCGGCGACATGGTGATCAGCGAAGCTGCCGCGCGCGACACGCTCTTCCGCCGTGCGCACATGCTCCTCGCCATCCACGCCGAGGATGACCCCACGATCAAGCTCGAACTGGAGAAGCGCATCGCCCGCTTCGGTCTTGATATCCCCATCGAGGAGCATCCGCTGATTCGAAGCGCCGAGGCCTGCTACACGAGCAGCAGTGAAGCGGTTGAGCGGGCGAAGGCCTTCGGCACACGGTTGCATGTGCTGCACATCAGCACGGCGCGCGAGCTGGAGCTCTTTGAGCCGGGCCCGTTGGACGCCAAGCGCATCACTGCGGAAGCGTGCGTGCACCATCTCTGGTTCACCGATGCCGATTACGCCGCCAAGAGCAGTTTGATCAAGTGGAACCCCGCCGTGAAGACTATGGCCGACCGGGACGCCATTCGCAGCGCCCTGCACGATGGCCGGATCGACTTGGTGGCCACCGACCATGCGCCGCACACGCTGAAGGAGAAAGCCCTGCCGTATGCGCAATGCCCCAGCGGCGGCCCCTTGGTGCAGCATGCCTTGCCTGCGATGCTGGAACTGGCGCGCCACGGAGTGCTCACCGTGCCGCACGTGGTGGAGAAGATGTGCCATGCGCCGGCACGGCTCTTCGACTTGGCTGACCGCGGTTATGTGCGCGAAGGCTGGAAGGCCGACCTGGTCCTCATTGACCTCGATGCGCCGTGGACCGTGACGCGCGAAGGGGTGCTGAGCAAGTGCGGCTGGTCGCCATTCGAAGGGGAGCGCTTCCACGCGCGCGTGCTGCGCACCTGGGTGAACGGCAGGCTCTGCTACGCAGAAGGAAGAGTGGATACATCCATGCGTGGAGAACGCCTCCGATTCGCCCGATGA